One genomic region from Phycisphaeraceae bacterium encodes:
- a CDS encoding FHA domain-containing protein: protein MPIQRYIVEVENQPDRSGATGMVTVQFDQGGISAKGDEFTQLRRVTKGEWVSIGSVRVRVRPASELLDEGEINSANWTRPELLVSTPEADRIRRLRSVLPMEEGTDILIGRSSKKNDIVLEDEHVSRRHLRIVVRGGRHFVEDLGSRWGTIVNGTRIDLSVALNHGDEVRLGRSVLRFVKFSDGFEFVPDDSVAASMAEGRGPSWRPDPEVGEDGMTLTATTLLAIPAPEPTKPATPAPVVVRQESADDGAGASISQKLSNWMRPKKSR, encoded by the coding sequence ATGCCCATTCAGCGTTACATCGTCGAAGTCGAAAACCAGCCCGACCGATCGGGAGCAACTGGCATGGTGACGGTGCAGTTTGACCAGGGTGGCATCAGTGCTAAGGGCGATGAGTTCACACAGTTGCGTCGCGTGACCAAGGGCGAGTGGGTGAGCATCGGGAGCGTGCGGGTGCGCGTCAGGCCTGCCTCCGAACTGCTCGATGAGGGCGAAATCAACAGTGCCAACTGGACTCGCCCCGAACTACTGGTTTCGACGCCCGAAGCCGACCGCATCCGTCGGCTGCGCTCGGTGCTGCCGATGGAGGAAGGGACGGACATCCTGATCGGCCGCAGCAGCAAGAAGAACGACATTGTGCTCGAAGACGAGCATGTTTCTCGTCGGCACCTCCGCATTGTGGTTCGCGGCGGGCGGCACTTCGTCGAGGATCTGGGCAGTCGATGGGGAACGATCGTCAATGGCACGCGCATCGATCTGTCGGTCGCGCTCAATCACGGCGATGAAGTGCGGCTTGGGCGATCTGTGCTGCGCTTCGTGAAGTTCTCTGACGGGTTCGAGTTCGTGCCCGACGATTCGGTCGCTGCGAGCATGGCTGAAGGACGTGGCCCGTCATGGAGGCCGGACCCGGAAGTCGGCGAAGATGGCATGACGCTGACCGCAACGACGCTGCTGGCCATCCCGGCGCCGGAGCCCACCAAGCCTGCAACCCCGGCACCGGTGGTTGTTCGCCAGGAGTCGGCAGACGACGGTGCAGGCGCGAGCATCTCGCAGAAACTGTCGAACTGGATGAGACCCAAGAAGTCGCGTTGA
- a CDS encoding protein kinase yields MGRSRDCGVTLDDDMTAPRHCRLFVADKGLMVENLDDEIGTCLNGEFLAEPGALPARCELLVGATLIRVRVTRDDASGETTQSEVPEVVRNVVTPAADAPAGRSAPVAPPPTAGVETTPSGWAAPTRGIDDSATRDESLWPRKEELVEPAIGQAASEAVFEQATPAPEPVARRESPASFQPPSPSQQASDVTPPSASSSQGESGTSKSWARAMTYSPDASLVDRIERDLREEFSSYPSVRDASALRLLIQRGVERAKGYGLEEEEHVYQFLRCMVMLDDEIDGRNPDTEDVWLTISHAKRPAAQRIERAVKIASRLASERSGSRSRAARAPSRPSPSAPAAPIPAAAPAAFDVSPSQGYSRAGRTNSLTDADVTADPERSSATHATRGTPPPPPDAAAAEDSLPEIPGFAIKEEIGSGGMGRVFLAYDTQLDKDVAIKVLRSVDPESQEQLQHEARAAAKLEHPNIVQVARFEKLGRGGYYIMQFVRGLDGSKLVKRFESKAAHQLTGDAVLATAGVDPKRSPAELRELLLPDKNAYYRLVAYWVAGVADGLERAHSEGVLHRDIKPSNLLLSSDGRMMITDFGLAARPADRQGIGRARVGTPRYLSPERVADWASFSDEVQLNDARADVWSLGAVLYEFLVYRPAFRGTVAEVLRDIVTEAPGKPSTLVWSVPEILERICLQAMARRPDDRFMKAGDMGEALRGWLRVEMGVERKGRIPFLT; encoded by the coding sequence GTGGGACGTAGTCGCGATTGTGGCGTGACGCTCGACGACGATATGACCGCGCCGAGGCATTGCCGCCTTTTCGTCGCGGACAAGGGACTGATGGTCGAGAATCTCGACGACGAGATCGGGACATGCCTCAACGGCGAGTTTCTGGCAGAGCCTGGTGCATTGCCCGCGCGGTGCGAGTTGCTCGTGGGAGCGACGCTGATTCGGGTGCGCGTGACACGGGATGATGCTTCGGGCGAAACGACACAGAGCGAAGTGCCCGAGGTCGTGCGAAATGTCGTGACTCCTGCGGCGGACGCACCGGCGGGGCGTTCGGCACCAGTCGCGCCGCCTCCGACGGCCGGAGTAGAGACGACGCCTTCGGGCTGGGCGGCTCCAACGCGCGGCATCGATGACAGCGCGACGCGTGATGAATCGCTCTGGCCTCGCAAGGAAGAACTGGTCGAACCGGCCATCGGTCAGGCAGCCTCAGAGGCGGTGTTTGAACAAGCGACGCCAGCGCCCGAACCGGTGGCAAGGCGCGAGTCCCCAGCGTCTTTCCAGCCGCCCTCACCGAGCCAGCAGGCATCAGACGTGACGCCACCATCGGCTTCGAGTTCGCAGGGTGAATCGGGCACGAGCAAGTCATGGGCGCGGGCGATGACCTACAGCCCCGATGCGAGTCTGGTTGACCGCATCGAACGCGACTTGCGTGAAGAGTTCTCGTCGTACCCGAGTGTGCGCGATGCTTCGGCTTTGCGCTTGCTGATCCAGCGCGGGGTGGAGCGTGCTAAGGGGTATGGCCTTGAGGAAGAGGAACACGTCTATCAGTTCCTGCGGTGCATGGTGATGCTCGATGATGAGATTGATGGCAGAAACCCAGACACGGAAGATGTGTGGCTGACGATCAGCCACGCCAAGCGGCCCGCGGCCCAGCGCATCGAGCGGGCTGTGAAGATTGCGTCGCGGCTCGCATCGGAGCGCAGCGGCTCGCGCTCTCGAGCGGCCCGGGCACCGTCGCGACCATCACCCAGCGCTCCAGCGGCGCCGATCCCGGCGGCTGCACCCGCAGCCTTTGACGTTTCGCCTTCACAAGGCTACTCGCGAGCGGGGCGCACAAACTCGCTTACGGATGCGGATGTAACGGCGGACCCGGAGCGATCATCCGCGACGCACGCAACGCGCGGCACGCCTCCGCCTCCGCCCGATGCAGCAGCGGCTGAGGACTCGCTGCCCGAGATTCCAGGGTTTGCGATCAAGGAAGAAATCGGGTCGGGCGGCATGGGGCGCGTGTTTCTTGCGTATGACACGCAACTGGACAAGGATGTCGCGATCAAGGTGCTGCGCTCGGTGGATCCGGAATCTCAGGAGCAGTTGCAGCACGAGGCAAGGGCTGCAGCCAAGCTCGAGCATCCGAACATCGTGCAAGTCGCCCGGTTCGAAAAGCTCGGCCGAGGCGGATACTACATCATGCAGTTCGTGCGCGGGCTTGACGGATCCAAACTGGTCAAGCGGTTTGAGTCCAAGGCTGCGCATCAGCTCACAGGGGATGCGGTGCTCGCGACGGCCGGGGTCGATCCGAAGCGTTCGCCCGCCGAACTGCGCGAACTGCTCCTCCCCGACAAGAACGCGTACTACCGGCTGGTTGCGTACTGGGTTGCGGGCGTTGCGGACGGCCTTGAGCGCGCCCATTCGGAGGGTGTGCTGCATCGCGACATCAAGCCGAGCAATCTTCTTCTGTCTTCCGACGGGCGCATGATGATTACGGACTTTGGTCTTGCGGCCAGGCCTGCGGATCGGCAGGGCATCGGGCGTGCGCGGGTCGGGACACCTCGGTACTTGTCGCCCGAGCGTGTGGCAGACTGGGCAAGTTTCTCGGATGAGGTGCAGTTGAATGACGCGCGGGCGGATGTGTGGAGCCTTGGTGCGGTGTTGTATGAGTTTCTGGTGTATCGCCCAGCATTTCGCGGGACGGTGGCCGAGGTTCTGCGCGATATCGTGACCGAAGCACCGGGCAAGCCAAGCACGCTGGTGTGGTCTGTGCCTGAGATTCTCGAGCGGATCTGCCTCCAGGCCATGGCCCGCCGACCGGATGATCGGTTTATGAAGGCTGGGGACATGGGCGAAGCCCTGCGGGGTTGGCTGCGGGTCGAGATGGGTGTCGAGCGCAAGGGGCGCATTCCGTTCCTGACCTGA
- the mraY gene encoding phospho-N-acetylmuramoyl-pentapeptide-transferase, translating to MFYLLHQTLRDWLVSTGLYPLFSLFDEIQFRALAAIGLSFLIVIALGKPTIRKLVRMKIGDSGLTDAAALRQTAVTKANTPTMGGVLIVAAIGLSTLLLADLANFYVLLSLVVLVWLAVLGGFDDWLKLTAARRGTGRQGLYAWEKLVFQLGIGLLVGYFVFREGNTEAARDIAHVLNLPFQKTYTSQIGGMSAGLIFLSLGPFMLLSMLMVGGLSNAVNITDGMDGLASGICGVASLAMLALALIGGTETWAHYLLVPHVVGAEELSVVAGAMAGACVGFLFWNCSPAMVFMGDTGSLALGGLIAYIAVVVRQEAVALVLMGVCLVEIGSVVLQVGYFRATGGKRIFRCAPYHHHLHLGGWGEQQVVVRLWIVTILLAVVALASIKVR from the coding sequence ATGTTTTATCTGTTGCACCAGACATTGCGTGATTGGCTGGTTTCGACGGGTTTGTACCCTTTGTTCAGCCTGTTCGATGAGATCCAGTTTCGCGCGCTGGCTGCGATCGGGTTGTCGTTTCTGATCGTCATCGCGCTGGGCAAGCCGACGATTCGGAAACTGGTGCGCATGAAGATCGGGGATTCGGGGCTGACCGATGCGGCGGCGCTTCGCCAGACGGCGGTGACCAAAGCCAACACGCCGACGATGGGTGGTGTGCTCATTGTTGCAGCGATCGGGCTCTCGACACTTTTGCTGGCTGACCTTGCGAACTTTTATGTGCTGCTGTCGCTCGTGGTGCTGGTATGGCTGGCGGTGCTGGGGGGGTTTGACGACTGGCTGAAGCTCACGGCTGCGCGGCGCGGGACTGGAAGGCAGGGTCTCTATGCGTGGGAAAAACTGGTGTTTCAGTTGGGCATCGGGCTGCTGGTGGGGTACTTCGTGTTTCGCGAGGGGAACACGGAAGCGGCGCGCGACATTGCACACGTGCTGAACCTGCCGTTTCAGAAGACCTATACATCGCAGATCGGCGGCATGTCGGCGGGGCTGATTTTTCTTTCGCTTGGGCCTTTCATGCTGCTTTCGATGCTGATGGTGGGGGGGCTGAGCAACGCGGTGAACATCACAGACGGGATGGACGGGCTGGCGAGCGGGATCTGCGGGGTTGCGTCGCTGGCGATGTTGGCCCTGGCGCTGATTGGGGGCACGGAGACTTGGGCGCATTACCTGCTGGTGCCTCATGTGGTGGGGGCGGAGGAGCTTTCGGTCGTGGCCGGTGCGATGGCTGGGGCGTGCGTCGGATTCCTGTTCTGGAATTGCTCCCCGGCGATGGTGTTTATGGGAGACACGGGTTCATTGGCGCTGGGGGGGCTGATCGCATATATCGCGGTGGTGGTGCGGCAGGAAGCGGTGGCGCTGGTGCTGATGGGCGTGTGCCTGGTCGAGATCGGGTCGGTGGTGCTTCAGGTCGGGTACTTCCGCGCAACCGGGGGTAAACGTATTTTTCGGTGTGCTCCGTACCACCATCACCTGCACCTGGGTGGGTGGGGGGAGCAGCAGGTGGTTGTCCGGCTCTGGATTGTGACGATCCTGCTGGCGGTGGTTGCCTTGGCCAGCATCAAGGTGCGATGA
- a CDS encoding UDP-N-acetylmuramoyl-tripeptide--D-alanyl-D-alanine ligase encodes MSFWTLESLRAAAGGVWLARGAGDAPPAMQGVSIDSRTVRPGQVFIAIAGPNHDGHAFVEQAVKGGSPLVIVERPTARLPDSVAVLKVESARQALVRLASAYRRSMPRLKVVGVTGSCGKTTTVRLIHAVLSQKLRGSAPLKSFNNDIGLPLTLLGAQPSDQYVVCELGTNAPGEIEYLARICQPDVGVITMIGHSHLEKLGSIEGVAAEKASMLSHLAASGLALLPSSAPMLSRYVPQDVLARSVWFGAEEEAELRASDVVSTERGVEFTINERVRFGVPLIGEHNAVNATAAIGVGRRLGLDDEAIRQGLLGVVPAEMRLGVQRLGAVTVLNDVYNANTESMQAALRALKAWHERGRRVAILGDMLELGAQTTEQHSALGQWIAHERPADLVILVGDHVQHTRDQAAASGSIEVLLLSDEEGVWDAIAGHLRPGDVVLVKASRSSRLERAIAAIEQRFGANVVVAPLRQPTGTAGD; translated from the coding sequence ATGAGTTTCTGGACTCTTGAATCCTTGCGGGCGGCGGCGGGGGGCGTGTGGCTCGCGCGTGGTGCTGGAGATGCGCCGCCAGCGATGCAGGGCGTGAGCATTGACTCGCGCACCGTTCGCCCGGGCCAGGTGTTTATCGCAATTGCCGGCCCGAACCATGATGGGCACGCGTTTGTCGAGCAGGCTGTCAAGGGTGGAAGCCCGCTCGTGATCGTGGAGCGGCCGACCGCTCGATTGCCTGACAGCGTTGCGGTGCTCAAGGTCGAGAGTGCGCGGCAGGCGCTGGTTCGGCTCGCTTCGGCGTATCGAAGGAGCATGCCAAGGCTCAAGGTCGTGGGGGTCACTGGCAGTTGCGGCAAGACGACGACGGTGCGCCTCATTCACGCGGTGTTGAGTCAGAAACTGCGCGGTTCGGCACCGCTCAAGTCGTTCAACAACGACATCGGGCTTCCGTTGACGCTTCTGGGGGCCCAGCCGAGCGATCAGTATGTGGTGTGCGAACTCGGGACCAACGCTCCGGGTGAGATTGAATATCTGGCGAGAATCTGCCAGCCGGATGTGGGCGTCATCACGATGATCGGGCATTCGCATCTGGAGAAACTTGGTTCGATCGAGGGTGTCGCAGCCGAGAAGGCGTCGATGCTGTCGCATCTGGCAGCTTCGGGTCTGGCGCTGCTGCCGTCGAGTGCGCCGATGCTCAGTCGATATGTGCCACAGGATGTGCTTGCGCGGAGCGTGTGGTTCGGGGCTGAAGAAGAGGCGGAACTGCGCGCGTCGGACGTGGTGAGCACGGAGCGCGGCGTCGAGTTTACGATCAATGAGCGCGTGCGATTCGGCGTGCCTTTGATCGGCGAGCACAACGCGGTGAACGCGACGGCAGCGATCGGTGTCGGGCGACGACTTGGGCTGGATGACGAGGCGATCCGGCAGGGGTTGCTTGGCGTTGTGCCGGCCGAGATGCGACTGGGCGTGCAACGCCTCGGGGCGGTGACGGTGCTCAATGACGTATACAACGCCAACACGGAATCCATGCAGGCAGCCTTGCGGGCGCTCAAGGCGTGGCACGAGCGCGGCAGACGGGTTGCGATTCTCGGCGACATGCTCGAATTGGGCGCTCAGACAACTGAACAGCACAGCGCCCTCGGGCAGTGGATCGCGCACGAGCGCCCGGCCGATCTGGTCATTCTCGTCGGCGACCATGTGCAACACACGCGCGACCAGGCGGCTGCAAGCGGCTCGATCGAGGTGCTGCTGCTGTCGGATGAGGAGGGCGTGTGGGATGCGATTGCGGGCCATCTGAGGCCTGGCGATGTGGTTCTGGTCAAGGCATCGCGTTCGAGCCGGCTGGAGCGGGCGATTGCAGCGATCGAGCAACGTTTCGGCGCGAATGTCGTCGTGGCGCCCCTGCGACAACCTACAGGCACTGCGGGTGATTGA
- a CDS encoding UDP-N-acetylmuramoyl-L-alanyl-D-glutamate--2,6-diaminopimelate ligase, whose translation MMLDRLIAGLDVRVVQGDAARVRICDLTEDSRTVMPGSLFIARAGLSSDGRRFARDAVEAGASTVLTDDEQIECPRGVAVCVTPQVALASAVLAERFYGEPGSKLAIVGVTGTNGKSTIAHLVHRILNRCGVRCGLIGTIEVDDGREIARASMTTPPAIELSRTLATMVESGCRAVVMEVSSHALDQFRTDGLRFDVAIFTNLTHDHGDYHGSRERYLAAKRRLFGLLREDGVAIANFDDPAAPEIVAPARHVRRCSMGDQADRTGRIVSHELSGLEVVIEGGVRTRRARLATFGSYNAMNAMQAVLACESVLEKVEPEAAGERLDGAIQDLNPPEGRLELISTPADDVAVFVDYAHSPDALAHVLQAVREAGGKRLCAVIGCGGDRDREKRPMMGRIAAEHADRVIVTSDNPRRESPGAIVAQIVEGIDVRDRGRVDVHVDRSRAIATAILGAVAGEVIVIAGKGHEKEQILPDPADPQRVIARVFDDSKEAAKFLSVRRAQSREASLA comes from the coding sequence ATGATGCTCGATCGGTTGATTGCGGGGTTGGATGTGCGCGTTGTGCAGGGGGACGCGGCGCGCGTGCGCATCTGCGACCTGACAGAAGACAGTCGGACGGTGATGCCGGGGTCGTTGTTCATTGCGCGAGCGGGGCTTTCGAGCGATGGCAGGCGTTTTGCGCGCGATGCCGTCGAGGCCGGTGCGTCGACGGTGCTGACGGATGACGAACAGATCGAGTGTCCGCGTGGGGTCGCGGTGTGCGTGACGCCACAAGTGGCGCTGGCGAGCGCGGTCTTGGCCGAGCGGTTCTATGGCGAGCCGGGGTCGAAACTCGCGATCGTGGGCGTGACCGGGACCAATGGAAAATCGACCATCGCGCATCTGGTTCATCGGATCCTGAATCGCTGCGGCGTGCGGTGCGGGCTGATCGGGACGATCGAGGTTGATGACGGGCGGGAGATCGCCCGGGCGAGCATGACAACTCCTCCGGCGATAGAACTGAGTCGCACGCTGGCGACCATGGTTGAGTCGGGGTGCCGGGCTGTGGTGATGGAGGTTTCGAGCCATGCGTTGGACCAGTTCCGGACCGATGGCCTGCGGTTCGACGTGGCGATCTTCACGAATCTGACGCATGACCACGGCGACTATCACGGGTCGCGGGAGCGTTATCTTGCAGCCAAGCGGCGGCTCTTCGGGTTGCTGCGCGAAGATGGTGTGGCCATCGCCAATTTTGATGACCCGGCGGCGCCAGAGATTGTCGCGCCTGCGCGACATGTGCGTCGGTGCTCAATGGGGGACCAAGCCGACCGCACGGGCAGAATCGTGTCGCACGAACTTTCGGGTCTGGAGGTCGTGATCGAAGGCGGGGTTCGAACGCGGCGAGCCCGGCTCGCGACGTTTGGCTCGTACAACGCGATGAACGCGATGCAGGCTGTGCTGGCGTGCGAGTCTGTGCTGGAGAAGGTCGAGCCTGAGGCTGCGGGTGAGCGACTCGATGGGGCGATTCAGGATCTGAACCCGCCGGAGGGCCGCCTGGAACTGATCAGTACACCGGCGGATGATGTCGCGGTGTTTGTGGACTATGCCCACTCGCCTGATGCCCTGGCGCATGTGCTGCAGGCAGTGCGCGAAGCGGGCGGCAAGCGGCTGTGTGCTGTGATCGGGTGTGGCGGAGATCGCGACCGCGAGAAGAGGCCCATGATGGGACGAATTGCAGCAGAGCATGCCGATCGGGTGATCGTGACGAGCGACAACCCGAGGCGCGAGTCGCCGGGCGCGATTGTGGCGCAGATTGTCGAAGGGATTGACGTGCGCGATCGCGGGCGCGTGGATGTGCATGTTGATCGGTCGCGGGCCATCGCAACAGCGATTCTCGGGGCGGTAGCTGGAGAAGTGATCGTGATCGCGGGCAAGGGACACGAGAAGGAGCAGATTTTGCCCGACCCAGCCGACCCGCAACGGGTGATCGCGCGCGTGTTCGATGACTCGAAAGAAGCGGCCAAGTTCCTGAGTGTGCGGCGTGCGCAATCGCGGGAGGCAAGTCTCGCATGA
- a CDS encoding S-adenosylmethionine:tRNA ribosyltransferase-isomerase, which yields MLLTKALDYDLPEHLIATTPAEPRERARLMVVWPDRVEHLRVADLPDLVEPGDALILNQTQVLPARFRGRAIETGGFAEGLWLGDVTQGDALTWHLFLKARRLRAGKRFELLDRGDRPSGYVLELIRRVSDDGVWEAAVEGGHTTPEVLNGIGLTPLPPYIRGARARAGEIVAEDADRRAYQTVVAIEARNAPVLGSVAAPTAGLHFTRELLHAIESRGVRRGEVVLQVGAGTFKPIESEFVEQHVMHREWCSLGGARWAMDHPGRVVAVGSTSARTLESYGRALRGGEQPGAWMETDLLIAPGYAWERVDVLLTNFHLPRSTLLAMVAAIVPGGVERLRALYAEAVMTGYRFYSYGDAMLIVPKIGSSVCAPERR from the coding sequence ATGTTGCTCACGAAGGCACTTGACTACGACCTGCCCGAGCACCTGATCGCGACCACCCCAGCCGAGCCTCGCGAGCGAGCACGGCTCATGGTCGTGTGGCCTGATCGCGTCGAACATCTCCGTGTTGCCGATCTGCCCGACCTCGTGGAGCCCGGCGACGCCCTGATCCTCAACCAAACACAGGTGCTCCCAGCCCGGTTCAGGGGGAGGGCGATCGAGACCGGCGGGTTTGCGGAAGGGCTGTGGCTCGGCGACGTCACGCAAGGGGATGCACTCACCTGGCACCTCTTTCTCAAAGCCCGACGCCTGCGAGCGGGGAAGCGATTTGAACTGCTCGATCGGGGTGATCGGCCATCGGGGTACGTTCTTGAACTGATCAGACGAGTGAGCGATGACGGGGTCTGGGAAGCGGCGGTCGAGGGCGGGCACACAACGCCCGAGGTGCTCAATGGCATCGGTCTGACACCATTGCCGCCGTACATCCGTGGTGCGCGCGCACGGGCGGGGGAGATTGTGGCAGAGGACGCCGATCGAAGGGCGTACCAGACGGTGGTGGCAATAGAGGCCAGGAACGCACCTGTTCTGGGTTCGGTGGCGGCACCAACTGCGGGTCTTCACTTCACGCGCGAGCTTCTCCATGCAATCGAATCTCGTGGCGTGCGTCGGGGCGAGGTGGTGCTTCAGGTGGGTGCGGGGACGTTCAAGCCGATCGAATCCGAGTTTGTCGAGCAGCATGTGATGCACCGGGAGTGGTGTTCGCTGGGGGGCGCAAGGTGGGCGATGGATCATCCGGGGCGCGTGGTTGCGGTTGGTTCCACAAGTGCGCGCACGCTGGAGAGCTATGGGCGGGCTTTGCGAGGGGGCGAGCAGCCGGGCGCGTGGATGGAGACGGATTTGCTGATCGCGCCGGGGTACGCATGGGAGCGTGTGGATGTGTTGCTGACGAACTTTCACCTGCCTCGTTCGACGCTTTTGGCGATGGTGGCGGCGATTGTGCCTGGCGGGGTGGAGCGGCTGCGGGCGTTGTACGCCGAGGCGGTGATGACGGGGTATCGCTTCTACAGTTACGGCGACGCCATGCTGATTGTGCCGAAAATTGGTTCAAGCGTGTGTGCGCCTGAGCGGCGGTGA